From Candidatus Neomarinimicrobiota bacterium, the proteins below share one genomic window:
- the rpsG gene encoding 30S ribosomal protein S7, producing the protein MSRRNKPQKREILPDPKYHSATVAKFINNLMERGKKGVAESILYGALDILDEKTKGKGLETFQKALDNVAPVLEVKSKRIGGATYQVPVEVRHNRRYALAMRWIIKFSDARSGDSMATKLAAELLAASQGEGSSVKKREDTHKMAEANRAFAHFR; encoded by the coding sequence ATGTCAAGACGAAACAAACCGCAAAAAAGAGAGATTCTCCCCGATCCCAAGTACCATTCAGCAACGGTTGCCAAGTTCATCAACAACCTGATGGAACGGGGAAAGAAAGGTGTTGCCGAGTCTATTTTGTACGGCGCACTGGATATATTGGATGAAAAAACAAAAGGCAAGGGACTGGAGACATTCCAGAAGGCGCTGGATAATGTAGCCCCGGTTTTGGAAGTCAAATCCAAACGAATCGGAGGCGCCACATATCAGGTACCTGTGGAAGTCCGCCATAACCGCCGCTACGCCCTGGCGATGCGTTGGATCATTAAGTTTTCTGATGCCCGTTCCGGGGATAGTATGGCGACTAAACTTGCCGCTGAACTCCTTGCTGCCTCTCAGGGCGAGGGTAGCTCCGTGAAAAAACGGGAAGATACACACAAAATGGCTGAAGCCAACCGGGCTTTTGCCCATTTTCGGTAA
- the fusA_2 gene encoding elongation factor G has translation MAKADLKKLRNIGIMAHIDAGKTTTTERIIYYTGRSHKLGEVHEGTATMDWMEQERERGITITSAATRCSWQGHDINIIDTPGHVDFTAEVERSLRVLDGAIAIFCGVGGVEPQSETVWRQADKYKVPRIAFINKMDRTGADFYYVIDMIRKRLGANPLPVFLPIGSGEMFTGIVDLIHMRSILYNESTFGAEFEYGDIPKDMFDRVEEYRHHLIEEVAAYNDELLEKYLEGETLSAEEIKSAIREGTIKGDITPVIVGSAFKNKGVQVLLNSVIDYLPSPLEVPPIKGIDPKTEKPIVRTPDTDAPFSALAFKIMTDPYVGKLTYVRIYSGKIAAGEYAQNPLSGKRERFGRILRMHANKREDVEQAMAGDIVAVVGLKDTRTGHTLCDKDKPVILEEMIFPDPVISVSIEPASKADQDALYKGLLKLADEDPTFQVRSNEETGQTIVWGMGELHLEIIVDRLKREFKVNAHVGRPQVAYKETITKTVEVDKKFVRQTGGKGQYGHVVITMSPNEKGKGYEFVNKIVGGVIPREYIPSVDKGIREALQNGILAGYPLEDIKVELTFGSYHEVDSSEMAFKVAGSMAAQEAAKKAGPIILEPMMAVEVIVPDEYLGDVMGDLTSRRGQIKGMTPRNDAQVLSGYVPLAEMFGYATDLRSITQGRAVFTMQFDHYDPVPASVQEKILERIHGKI, from the coding sequence ATGGCTAAAGCAGACCTGAAAAAGCTCAGAAATATCGGTATTATGGCTCACATCGATGCGGGTAAAACCACAACGACCGAGCGCATTATCTATTATACCGGCCGGTCTCATAAATTGGGCGAAGTCCACGAAGGGACAGCCACAATGGACTGGATGGAGCAGGAAAGAGAACGGGGTATTACCATTACATCAGCAGCAACCCGTTGTTCCTGGCAGGGACATGATATCAATATTATAGATACGCCGGGACACGTGGATTTTACCGCTGAAGTGGAACGTTCCCTCCGGGTCCTGGATGGAGCCATTGCCATTTTTTGCGGTGTCGGAGGAGTGGAACCCCAGTCTGAAACGGTCTGGCGCCAGGCTGACAAATATAAAGTCCCACGAATTGCCTTTATCAATAAGATGGACCGAACCGGTGCCGATTTCTACTATGTCATCGATATGATCCGGAAACGCCTGGGAGCAAATCCCTTGCCGGTTTTTCTACCTATCGGATCCGGTGAAATGTTTACCGGAATTGTGGACCTGATCCACATGCGGTCTATCCTGTACAATGAATCTACTTTTGGAGCTGAATTTGAGTATGGCGATATCCCCAAGGATATGTTTGACCGGGTGGAAGAGTATCGTCACCATCTGATTGAAGAGGTGGCTGCCTACAATGATGAGCTCCTCGAAAAATATCTTGAAGGTGAAACACTTAGTGCGGAAGAAATTAAGTCGGCAATCCGTGAGGGAACTATCAAAGGTGATATCACCCCCGTGATTGTAGGCTCGGCTTTTAAGAACAAAGGTGTACAGGTCCTGCTGAATTCTGTTATCGACTATTTACCCTCTCCCCTGGAAGTTCCCCCCATTAAAGGAATCGATCCCAAAACTGAAAAACCCATCGTGCGGACTCCTGATACGGATGCTCCTTTTTCCGCCCTTGCTTTTAAAATTATGACGGATCCTTATGTAGGGAAACTGACATATGTCCGAATCTATTCCGGGAAAATTGCTGCCGGCGAGTATGCCCAGAATCCTTTGAGTGGAAAACGGGAACGCTTTGGTAGAATCCTCCGGATGCATGCCAATAAACGGGAAGATGTGGAACAGGCAATGGCCGGTGATATTGTCGCTGTTGTCGGACTGAAAGATACACGGACAGGGCATACCCTGTGTGACAAAGATAAACCTGTCATCCTGGAAGAAATGATTTTTCCCGATCCGGTGATCAGTGTCTCTATCGAACCGGCCAGTAAAGCAGATCAGGATGCGCTCTATAAAGGACTTTTAAAACTGGCCGATGAAGATCCCACCTTTCAGGTCCGCTCAAATGAAGAAACGGGCCAGACCATTGTGTGGGGTATGGGTGAACTTCATCTCGAGATTATTGTAGACCGGTTAAAACGTGAATTCAAGGTTAATGCCCATGTGGGCAGACCCCAGGTAGCCTATAAAGAGACCATTACCAAAACCGTGGAAGTGGATAAGAAATTTGTCCGCCAGACCGGTGGTAAAGGTCAGTACGGACATGTGGTGATTACCATGTCTCCCAATGAAAAAGGAAAAGGCTACGAGTTTGTCAATAAAATTGTGGGCGGGGTGATTCCCAGAGAATATATCCCGTCTGTCGATAAAGGTATCCGGGAAGCTTTGCAAAATGGCATCCTTGCCGGATATCCTCTGGAAGATATCAAAGTCGAATTGACTTTTGGTTCTTACCACGAGGTAGATTCATCGGAAATGGCTTTCAAAGTTGCGGGATCCATGGCCGCACAGGAAGCTGCCAAAAAAGCGGGTCCCATCATCCTGGAACCCATGATGGCGGTGGAAGTCATTGTGCCCGATGAGTATTTAGGGGATGTAATGGGTGACCTGACATCCCGGCGCGGTCAGATCAAAGGGATGACACCGCGAAATGACGCTCAGGTCCTGTCAGGCTATGTGCCCCTGGCGGAAATGTTCGGCTACGCAACTGACTTGAGGTCTATCACCCAGGGACGGGCGGTTTTTACGATGCAGTTTGATCACTATGATCCTGTTCCCGCCTCTGTCCAGGAGAAGATTTTGGAACGCATTCATGGAAAAATTTAG
- the rpoB gene encoding DNA-directed RNA polymerase subunit beta, whose product MRNLSGLIQRKSFSRISRVLDIPDLLSIQLDSFNEFLQLDKKPEERENIGLEQAFRAIFPIEDSHNTFALDYVSYSIGKPRYSEKECLERGITYAAPLKAKLILKIAEEDAEPGVYSESIEQEVFLGNIPFMTNRGTFIINGAERVIVSQLQRSPGVFFNDARHPNGSILYNARIIPFRGSWVDITTDIFDAIYVTIDRRKKFPVSILLRAVGFDSDYDILKQFDVLKEVTVSNKIIGMTLVQSILNPDTGEVILAAGVSEDDRVVLEASHVQTLKEAGIKKIEVVDPDKEIDLKLLANSIRREKDKMDPERLAEGGPNQEDALFYLYRNLRNGDPPNLETAQKFVEKLFFSPKKYDLGEVGRYRMNKKFNMDVPLDNTVITPDDFIYIVQHLIKMRRGDKLSDDIDHLGNRRVRTVGEQLANQFSIAFTRMSRTIRDRMNIHRAENLTPQELVNSRIITSVINTFFGTSQMSQFMDQTNPLAELTHKRRLSALGPGGLTRERAGFEVRDVHYTHYGRLCPIETPEGPNIGLISSLASYAVVNRLGFIETPYRKTQVKDNKAFVTEEVEYLSADDEDRSVIAQANAPLNKDNSFALDVVKCREGADYPAVAPEKVNYMDVAPIQIVSAAASLIPFLEHDDANRALMGSNMQRQSVPLLTPSTPIVGTGMEGIIAADSRAIVVADTDGVIEYVDANKIILRPLEGFDASVSLDENEGRHVYHLKKYQRTNQDTAINQRPIVRKNQVVKKGQPLADGTSTNKGELALGRNVLVAFMPWRGYNFEDAIVLSERMVKEDIFTSVHVKEVELEVRETKRGSEELTREIPNVSEEATKNIEENGIIRVGAQVKSGDILIGKVTPKGETDPTPEEKLLRAIFGEKAGDVKDASKRAEPGTSGVVIDTRLFVRKGKESRRDEKIKIEKLDNELTRRLAALKGKLTRKLLGLLEGHACTGIYDKGGNAIVAEGREWNAEIFENMDFRRVDLDKPWIKDEKQYQKVLTLIQNFQNVQQDIQYEIDNEKFKVKAGDDLQPGVLQLAKVYIASKRKIQVGDKMAGRHGNKGVVSIIVPEEDMPYLPDGTPVDIVLNPLGVPSRMNLGQLYETMLGWAGKKLGIYYETPVFDGARYGDVQEELKKAGLPENGKSELYDGRTGEKIYDTVAVGQIYMMKLAHMIEDKMHARSTGPYSLITQQPLGGKAQFGGQRFGEMEVWALEAYGAAFTLQEVLTVKSDDVDGRSRVYNAIVKGENLPDYGMPESFNVLLKELQGLGLEVDLL is encoded by the coding sequence TTGAGAAATCTGTCAGGACTTATACAGCGGAAATCTTTCTCCCGAATCTCAAGGGTTTTGGATATCCCCGATTTGCTGAGCATTCAGCTCGATTCATTTAATGAATTTTTGCAGTTGGATAAAAAACCCGAAGAACGGGAGAATATTGGCCTGGAACAGGCCTTCAGGGCGATTTTTCCCATCGAGGACTCCCATAATACCTTTGCATTGGATTATGTGAGTTATTCCATCGGAAAACCTCGCTATTCTGAAAAAGAATGCCTGGAAAGGGGTATCACCTATGCTGCCCCCTTAAAGGCAAAATTAATCTTAAAAATTGCCGAAGAAGATGCAGAACCCGGTGTCTATTCAGAGAGTATTGAACAGGAAGTGTTTCTGGGTAATATTCCCTTTATGACCAACCGGGGGACCTTCATTATTAATGGAGCGGAACGGGTTATCGTCAGCCAGCTTCAGCGTTCTCCCGGTGTTTTCTTTAACGACGCACGCCATCCCAACGGTTCCATCCTCTACAATGCCCGTATTATTCCCTTCCGTGGCTCCTGGGTAGATATTACGACAGATATTTTCGATGCAATTTATGTCACTATTGACAGACGAAAAAAGTTTCCCGTCTCTATTCTCCTCCGTGCAGTTGGATTTGATTCCGATTACGATATTCTAAAACAGTTTGATGTACTGAAAGAAGTCACTGTCTCAAATAAAATCATTGGGATGACCCTGGTTCAAAGCATTCTGAATCCTGATACCGGAGAAGTGATCCTGGCCGCCGGCGTTTCTGAAGATGACCGGGTCGTTCTTGAAGCTTCACATGTTCAGACGCTGAAAGAAGCCGGAATTAAAAAAATTGAAGTGGTTGATCCGGATAAGGAAATCGATCTGAAACTTCTGGCCAACTCCATCCGCCGTGAAAAGGATAAAATGGATCCGGAACGGCTGGCTGAAGGGGGACCAAATCAGGAAGATGCTCTTTTCTACCTGTACCGGAATTTGAGAAATGGAGATCCACCGAATCTGGAAACAGCCCAGAAATTTGTGGAAAAACTCTTTTTCAGTCCGAAAAAATATGACCTGGGTGAAGTGGGGCGTTACCGGATGAACAAAAAGTTCAATATGGATGTCCCCCTTGACAATACGGTGATTACTCCGGATGATTTTATCTACATAGTTCAGCACCTGATCAAGATGCGGCGCGGAGATAAACTCTCTGATGATATCGACCATTTGGGAAACCGGCGTGTGCGAACTGTGGGCGAACAACTTGCCAATCAGTTCTCCATTGCCTTTACCCGCATGTCACGGACGATCCGGGACCGGATGAATATCCACAGAGCAGAAAACCTCACACCCCAGGAACTGGTGAACAGCCGGATTATCACATCCGTCATCAATACCTTTTTTGGTACCTCGCAGATGTCCCAGTTTATGGATCAGACCAATCCTCTGGCTGAACTGACCCACAAGCGTCGTCTGTCTGCCCTGGGTCCGGGAGGATTGACACGTGAACGGGCCGGTTTTGAGGTCCGTGATGTGCACTATACTCACTATGGCCGCTTGTGTCCCATCGAAACCCCGGAAGGACCGAATATCGGTTTGATTTCATCACTGGCTTCTTATGCGGTGGTGAACCGCCTGGGCTTTATTGAAACACCGTACCGGAAAACACAGGTGAAGGATAATAAAGCGTTTGTGACGGAAGAGGTGGAATATCTCTCTGCTGATGATGAAGACAGAAGTGTGATTGCCCAGGCAAATGCACCTTTGAATAAGGACAACTCTTTTGCCCTGGATGTGGTTAAGTGCCGGGAAGGCGCCGACTATCCGGCAGTTGCTCCGGAAAAAGTGAATTACATGGATGTGGCCCCAATTCAGATTGTCAGCGCCGCAGCCAGTCTGATTCCTTTTCTGGAACATGATGATGCTAACCGTGCCCTGATGGGAAGTAATATGCAACGTCAGTCTGTGCCGCTGCTGACTCCCAGTACCCCTATTGTGGGAACAGGGATGGAAGGGATTATCGCTGCAGACAGCCGGGCGATTGTTGTAGCCGATACAGATGGCGTCATTGAATATGTAGATGCCAATAAAATTATCCTCCGTCCTCTGGAAGGTTTTGATGCCTCCGTTTCCCTCGATGAAAACGAGGGTCGACATGTGTATCATCTGAAAAAATATCAGAGGACCAACCAGGATACAGCCATCAATCAACGGCCGATTGTTCGGAAAAATCAGGTTGTGAAAAAAGGGCAACCCCTGGCAGACGGAACATCTACCAATAAAGGGGAACTGGCCCTCGGCCGAAACGTTTTGGTGGCTTTTATGCCCTGGCGTGGTTATAACTTCGAGGATGCCATTGTTCTCAGTGAACGGATGGTAAAAGAGGATATCTTCACTTCGGTTCACGTGAAGGAAGTGGAACTGGAAGTCCGGGAAACAAAACGGGGAAGCGAAGAACTGACCCGTGAAATCCCCAATGTCTCGGAAGAAGCCACGAAAAATATTGAGGAAAATGGAATTATTCGCGTCGGTGCCCAGGTAAAGTCCGGGGATATCCTGATTGGAAAAGTTACGCCCAAGGGAGAAACCGATCCGACTCCGGAAGAGAAACTGCTCCGGGCCATCTTCGGTGAAAAAGCCGGGGATGTTAAGGATGCTTCCAAAAGGGCTGAACCGGGGACATCCGGTGTGGTGATTGATACCCGCCTCTTTGTCCGTAAGGGCAAAGAATCCCGCCGGGATGAAAAAATAAAAATCGAAAAACTCGATAATGAATTGACACGCCGCCTGGCAGCCCTCAAAGGGAAACTAACCCGGAAACTTCTGGGACTCTTGGAGGGACACGCCTGTACCGGAATCTACGACAAGGGTGGCAATGCCATTGTGGCTGAAGGCCGTGAATGGAATGCCGAGATCTTTGAAAATATGGATTTCCGGCGTGTGGATCTGGATAAACCCTGGATCAAGGATGAAAAACAGTATCAAAAGGTGTTAACCCTGATCCAGAATTTTCAGAATGTCCAGCAGGATATTCAATATGAAATCGATAATGAAAAGTTCAAGGTCAAAGCCGGTGATGACCTTCAGCCGGGAGTCCTCCAGCTGGCCAAAGTATATATAGCCAGCAAACGGAAAATTCAGGTTGGAGATAAGATGGCCGGCCGCCATGGAAACAAGGGTGTTGTATCCATTATCGTTCCCGAGGAAGATATGCCCTATCTGCCGGACGGAACTCCTGTGGATATCGTCCTGAATCCACTGGGTGTGCCTTCCCGTATGAACCTTGGACAGCTGTACGAAACCATGTTGGGCTGGGCCGGTAAGAAACTGGGTATTTACTATGAAACACCGGTTTTTGACGGAGCCCGCTATGGGGATGTGCAGGAAGAGCTGAAAAAAGCCGGTCTGCCTGAAAATGGAAAAAGCGAATTGTACGACGGCCGAACCGGTGAAAAGATCTACGATACAGTTGCTGTGGGACAGATTTACATGATGAAACTGGCCCACATGATTGAAGATAAAATGCATGCAAGATCAACCGGTCCCTATTCACTGATTACGCAACAGCCCCTGGGTGGAAAAGCCCAGTTCGGAGGTCAGCGTTTCGGTGAAATGGAAGTCTGGGCCCTTGAAGCATACGGTGCCGCTTTCACTTTACAGGAAGTTCTGACCGTTAAATCCGATGATGTGGATGGCAGATCCCGTGTGTATAACGCCATCGTCAAAGGGGAAAATCTTCCCGATTACGGTATGCCGGAATCATTTAACGTGTTGCTGAAAGAACTTCAGGGACTGGGTCTGGAAGTGGATCTTCTGTAA
- the rpsL gene encoding 30S ribosomal protein S12, whose amino-acid sequence MPTINQLVKKGRKKVIKKNKVPALQGNPQKRGVCTRVYTTTPKKPNSALRKVARVRLTTGIEVTAYIPGEGHNLQEHSLVLIEGGRVKDLPGVRYHIVRGTLDTAGVSDRKNSRSRYGAKKPK is encoded by the coding sequence ATGCCAACGATCAATCAATTGGTGAAAAAGGGCAGAAAAAAGGTTATCAAAAAAAATAAGGTCCCCGCTCTTCAGGGAAATCCCCAGAAGCGCGGTGTGTGTACCCGTGTTTATACAACCACGCCCAAGAAACCGAACTCAGCATTACGCAAAGTGGCCCGTGTCCGTTTGACGACGGGTATTGAAGTAACGGCCTATATTCCCGGCGAGGGACACAATCTTCAGGAACACTCACTGGTGTTGATTGAGGGAGGTCGTGTAAAGGATTTACCGGGTGTTCGCTACCATATTGTGAGGGGAACTTTGGATACGGCCGGTGTATCGGACCGGAAAAACAGCCGTTCACGTTATGGTGCCAAGAAGCCGAAATAA
- the rpoC gene encoding DNA-directed RNA polymerase subunit beta', with amino-acid sequence MSVKFNASQDTKKDFSKIRLRLSSPESILSKSRGEVLKPETINYRSYKPEKDGLFCEKIFGPVKDWECHCGKYKRIRYKGIVCDRCGVEVTRKKVRRERMGHITLAVPVAHIWYLKSIPSKLANVLGMSAKNIEQVIYYESYIVIQPGKAVIETENGKTRPVEPMELIDEDTYLDLLYKYGEEAEEEIPEEERFIAKTGAEALYDILVDLDVPTLIQTLKNDLKKSTSASDQADIVKRLKILKAFEPEEDEPPVNRPEYMILKVLPVIPPELRPLVPLEGGRFAASDLNDLYRRVIIRNNRLKQLIDIKAPDVILRNEKRMLQEAVDSLFDNSRRRTAVRSGTRRPLKSLSDMLNGKEGRFRQNLLGKRVDYSGRSVIVVGPELKIHECGLPKLMATELFKPHLVHELLVRGKATTPKTAKSMVERRSPEVMELLEYVVKDHPVLLNRAPTLHRLGIQAFQPVLVDGKAIRVHPLVCAAFNADFDGDQMAVHVPLSFEAQIECRMLMLASNNILHPAHGNPISVPSQDMVLGTYYITRAKSNQPGEGMVFSSYDEALLAFDNKRVTLHAKVKLLKDGKLIDTTVGRIQFNAIIPEGMPYFNELITKKRLEYIIAESNRRVGLHETVRFLDKLKDLGFELATMSGVSIGLSDVLIPDDKFKIINKTQSQVDTINQKRNKGVLTENERYNKVIDAWSRTTDQVQASMNRILQNDREGFNPIYMMSDSGARGSKDQMKQLAGMRGLMNKPQKSMTGGVGEIIETPITSNFKEGLTVLEYFISTHGARKGLSDTALKTADAGYLTRRLVDVAQDVVISEEDCGSINGIEVVPIKDGDRVIEPLSERILGRVALDDIIDPVSDKLIVEAGELIDEVKARAVDESNVESVMIRSVLTCEAKNGVCAKCYGRNLATNTLVNQGEAVGIVAAQSIGEPGTQLTLRTFHIGGTASHVIEESHQPARYEGQVSFSENLHISENEFVEETTKQKYRVVLVRNGKMSIIDSNNRELISYTVPQGAKIYVNDGQQVEKSTVLYDWDVYNEHIVSRYDGYVKLIDLVPGVTYDEVSDASGFKEWQIIASKDRDKTARILIVDEEGNPIGKAINLPESSSLLVKDGQKVRQGETMAKRSKETARSNDITGGLPRVSELFEARNPSNEAIVSEVNGYVQFDRLSKGIQTVRVRNDLGEMYTYKIPPGKHILVHDGDYIHAGNPICDGAIPPKKILKINGVYEVQKYLVNEIQHVYRLQGVRINDKHIEVIVRQMLQKVEVSDPGDTDFLTGDRVSKQVVMEENEKIYNMVRITDSGDTALKNDNLYPREIVEEDNERHKSAGKKPAEFEPAVPATFEPLLLGITRASLNTESWISAASFQETTRVLTDAAVAGKVDYLKGLKENIIMGRLIPAGTGQSRYENLKVREPEFTEVDDLEFFADAQVYDDDDLLIE; translated from the coding sequence TTGAGTGTGAAATTCAATGCTTCACAAGATACAAAAAAGGATTTTAGCAAAATCCGCCTGAGACTCTCCTCTCCCGAGTCTATTCTGAGCAAATCAAGAGGAGAAGTTCTCAAACCTGAAACAATCAATTACCGGTCCTATAAACCGGAAAAAGATGGTCTTTTCTGTGAAAAGATCTTCGGTCCGGTGAAAGACTGGGAATGTCATTGTGGAAAATATAAACGAATCCGGTACAAAGGGATTGTGTGTGACCGGTGCGGGGTGGAAGTCACCCGGAAAAAGGTTCGCCGTGAACGGATGGGACACATTACCCTGGCCGTTCCAGTAGCCCATATCTGGTACCTGAAATCCATTCCCTCCAAACTGGCCAATGTTCTTGGGATGTCTGCCAAGAATATTGAACAGGTCATCTATTATGAATCCTATATCGTTATTCAGCCGGGGAAGGCCGTCATTGAGACGGAAAATGGTAAAACCCGTCCTGTTGAACCCATGGAACTAATTGATGAAGATACCTATCTTGATCTCTTGTATAAATATGGGGAAGAAGCCGAAGAAGAGATACCGGAAGAAGAACGCTTCATTGCCAAAACCGGTGCTGAAGCTCTCTACGATATTCTGGTGGATCTGGATGTTCCCACGCTGATTCAAACCCTGAAAAACGATTTGAAAAAAAGCACATCTGCATCGGATCAGGCAGACATTGTCAAACGGTTGAAAATTCTGAAAGCCTTTGAGCCTGAAGAAGATGAACCGCCGGTTAACAGACCGGAATATATGATTTTGAAAGTCCTGCCTGTTATTCCACCTGAACTCCGTCCCCTTGTTCCTCTGGAAGGCGGTCGTTTTGCTGCATCGGATCTGAATGATCTGTACCGGAGAGTTATTATCCGGAATAACCGGCTGAAACAGCTCATTGATATTAAAGCACCTGATGTGATCCTGAGAAATGAAAAGCGGATGCTTCAGGAAGCAGTGGACAGCCTTTTTGATAACAGCCGCCGGAGAACAGCCGTCCGTTCCGGTACCCGCCGGCCTTTGAAATCTCTCAGTGACATGCTGAATGGAAAAGAAGGCCGCTTCCGTCAGAACCTGCTGGGTAAACGTGTGGATTATTCTGGACGTTCTGTGATTGTGGTAGGACCCGAATTGAAAATTCATGAATGCGGTCTGCCAAAATTGATGGCGACAGAGCTTTTCAAACCCCATCTGGTTCATGAACTCCTGGTCCGGGGTAAAGCCACAACCCCTAAAACAGCCAAAAGCATGGTGGAACGGCGGAGCCCGGAAGTGATGGAACTTCTGGAATATGTGGTGAAAGATCATCCCGTGTTGCTTAACCGGGCACCTACACTGCACCGTCTGGGAATTCAGGCTTTTCAGCCTGTCCTGGTTGATGGAAAAGCCATCCGGGTGCATCCCCTGGTGTGTGCTGCATTCAATGCAGACTTCGACGGTGACCAGATGGCCGTCCATGTGCCACTTTCTTTTGAAGCTCAAATCGAATGCCGCATGCTCATGCTGGCGAGCAATAATATCCTCCATCCGGCTCATGGAAATCCCATCTCGGTGCCTTCTCAGGATATGGTTCTCGGGACCTATTACATAACCCGGGCAAAATCCAATCAACCCGGTGAAGGCATGGTGTTTTCATCCTATGATGAGGCCTTGCTGGCATTTGATAACAAGCGGGTAACCCTTCATGCCAAGGTAAAACTCCTGAAAGACGGCAAACTGATTGATACAACTGTCGGACGGATTCAGTTCAATGCCATTATACCTGAAGGAATGCCCTATTTCAATGAATTGATTACCAAAAAACGTCTGGAATACATCATTGCCGAATCCAATCGCCGGGTCGGACTCCACGAAACCGTCCGTTTCCTGGATAAGCTGAAAGACCTTGGCTTTGAACTGGCAACCATGTCCGGTGTTTCCATCGGACTGAGCGATGTTCTGATTCCTGATGATAAATTTAAAATTATCAATAAAACCCAGTCTCAGGTGGACACCATTAACCAAAAGCGGAATAAGGGTGTTCTTACTGAGAATGAACGGTATAACAAAGTGATCGACGCCTGGTCCAGGACAACAGACCAGGTTCAGGCTTCCATGAACAGGATCCTCCAGAATGACCGGGAAGGCTTTAATCCCATCTATATGATGTCTGATTCTGGCGCCCGGGGATCCAAAGATCAGATGAAACAGCTTGCCGGTATGCGTGGATTGATGAACAAACCCCAGAAATCCATGACCGGTGGAGTGGGTGAAATTATTGAAACGCCTATTACGTCCAACTTTAAAGAAGGACTGACGGTACTTGAATACTTTATTTCTACCCATGGGGCCCGTAAGGGTTTGTCCGATACGGCGTTGAAAACGGCCGATGCCGGGTATTTGACACGCCGCCTGGTGGATGTCGCCCAGGATGTGGTGATCAGTGAAGAAGACTGTGGCAGCATCAACGGCATTGAAGTCGTTCCCATTAAAGACGGTGACCGGGTGATTGAACCCCTGTCCGAAAGAATTCTGGGTCGTGTGGCTTTGGATGACATTATCGATCCGGTCTCAGATAAGCTTATTGTGGAAGCCGGTGAACTGATCGACGAAGTTAAGGCACGGGCAGTGGATGAGAGCAATGTGGAATCTGTCATGATCCGCTCAGTCCTGACCTGTGAGGCTAAGAACGGGGTTTGTGCCAAGTGCTACGGACGGAATCTGGCCACTAATACCCTGGTTAATCAGGGAGAAGCGGTAGGTATCGTAGCAGCCCAGTCTATCGGTGAACCAGGAACACAGTTGACCCTGAGAACCTTCCATATCGGTGGTACGGCCAGCCATGTGATTGAAGAATCACACCAGCCAGCCCGGTATGAAGGCCAGGTCTCCTTTTCTGAAAACCTGCATATTTCTGAAAATGAATTTGTGGAAGAAACCACGAAACAGAAATACCGGGTTGTCCTGGTCCGGAATGGAAAAATGAGTATCATCGATAGTAATAACCGTGAGCTTATTTCCTATACGGTCCCCCAGGGTGCAAAAATCTACGTCAACGATGGTCAGCAGGTTGAAAAATCTACAGTCCTCTATGACTGGGATGTATATAATGAACACATCGTGTCCCGTTATGATGGATATGTCAAACTGATCGATCTGGTGCCTGGTGTGACCTATGATGAAGTGTCCGATGCTTCCGGTTTCAAAGAATGGCAGATTATTGCCTCCAAGGATCGTGATAAAACAGCCCGGATTCTCATTGTAGATGAAGAAGGGAATCCCATCGGAAAGGCAATCAACCTGCCCGAATCATCCTCACTGCTGGTGAAAGACGGACAGAAGGTCCGCCAGGGTGAAACCATGGCGAAACGGTCCAAGGAAACAGCCCGGAGTAATGATATTACCGGTGGACTTCCCAGGGTTTCGGAACTTTTTGAAGCACGGAATCCTTCCAATGAAGCCATTGTGAGTGAGGTAAACGGATATGTCCAGTTTGACCGTCTTTCCAAAGGTATTCAGACGGTCCGTGTCCGAAATGATCTGGGTGAGATGTACACCTATAAAATTCCGCCCGGAAAACATATTCTGGTCCACGATGGTGATTACATCCACGCCGGGAATCCCATTTGCGACGGGGCGATTCCCCCAAAGAAGATTCTGAAGATTAATGGTGTGTATGAAGTCCAGAAATATCTGGTGAATGAAATTCAGCACGTCTATCGCTTGCAAGGTGTCCGGATAAATGACAAACATATCGAAGTGATTGTCCGCCAGATGCTCCAGAAAGTGGAAGTCAGTGATCCCGGTGATACGGATTTTCTGACGGGTGACCGGGTATCCAAACAGGTTGTGATGGAAGAAAACGAGAAAATATATAATATGGTGCGTATTACCGATTCCGGTGACACCGCCCTGAAAAACGACAACCTGTATCCCCGTGAGATAGTGGAGGAAGACAATGAGCGCCACAAATCGGCCGGGAAGAAACCTGCAGAGTTTGAACCGGCTGTGCCAGCTACATTTGAACCCTTGCTGCTGGGTATCACCCGTGCATCCCTGAATACGGAAAGCTGGATTTCTGCCGCATCATTCCAGGAAACAACCCGCGTGCTGACCGATGCCGCAGTGGCCGGGAAAGTGGATTATCTGAAGGGCTTGAAAGAAAATATCATTATGGGCCGCCTGATTCCTGCCGGAACGGGCCAGTCCCGGTATGAAAATTTGAAAGTCCGGGAACCGGAATTCACGGAAGTGGATGATCTGGAGTTCTTTGCAGATGCCCAGGTCTATGATGATGATGACCTGCTTATTGAATAA